A stretch of Argiope bruennichi chromosome 10, qqArgBrue1.1, whole genome shotgun sequence DNA encodes these proteins:
- the LOC129988166 gene encoding uncharacterized protein LOC129988166 has protein sequence MTRLVFFLVALCALMHYKVDANENCKEDFMKMKKAMNKMMDDGSAPSCVDDYNLREFECTGGEDEEKDKEMHEKFVEHYKSLSEEEQNGVKDCIKEVAEAVMQEVEITDECREEARKIDRKMTGE, from the exons ATGACCAGGCTAGTTTTCTTTCTAGTGGCTCTCTGTGCCTTGATGCACTATAAAGTGGATGCAAATGAAAATTGCAAAgaagattttatgaaaatgaaaaaggcGATGAACA AAATGATGGACGATGGATCTGCGCCATCATGCGTGGATGATTATAAT CTGAGAGAGTTCGAATGCACTGGCGGCGAAGATGAAGAAAAAGACAAAGAGATGCAT gaaaagtTCGTAGAACATTATAAAAGTTTGTCTGAGGAGGAACAGAATGGAGTgaag gacTGCATAAAAGAAGTCGCAGAGGCAGTAATGCAGGAAGTGGAAATAACTGACGAATGCCGAGAAGAAGCAAGGAAAATCGATAGAAAAATGACCGGAGAATAA